A stretch of the Teretinema zuelzerae genome encodes the following:
- a CDS encoding ABC transporter permease: MKLDEIENQQSLKNQWTTVLVPEENLLNLKLREVIRYRDLIFLFVKRDFTTQYKQTILGPLWYVIQPLISTVLFTFIFGNLARLSTNGIPYILFYYSGTMLWTFFEKCFKDSSDTFTSNADVFSKVYFPRLTVPISKIFINGIGLLVQFMLLLVFIVYFFVIRAPIHFSFKSFLFPLIIIWLALLGTGMGLIVSAITTKYRDLKQLITFGMNLWMYATPIVYPLSQVPESYAWIFYLNPASAPIELFRIWFYGAGNVSAQMIVSSLLMTAIFFFMGLIAFNKGERTFIDVV, encoded by the coding sequence ATGAAATTAGATGAAATTGAAAATCAACAATCTCTTAAAAATCAATGGACCACTGTTTTAGTTCCAGAAGAGAATCTCTTGAATCTTAAGCTCCGTGAAGTAATCCGATATCGGGATTTGATTTTTCTTTTTGTTAAAAGAGATTTCACTACCCAGTATAAGCAAACGATTCTCGGCCCTCTCTGGTATGTGATACAACCTCTCATATCGACTGTATTATTTACTTTTATATTTGGAAATCTTGCTCGTCTTTCCACAAATGGAATTCCATATATCTTGTTTTATTATAGTGGAACAATGCTCTGGACTTTTTTTGAGAAATGTTTCAAGGATTCAAGCGACACATTCACTTCAAACGCTGATGTTTTCAGCAAGGTTTATTTTCCAAGACTCACAGTTCCGATATCGAAAATTTTTATCAATGGTATTGGTCTTTTAGTCCAATTTATGTTGCTCCTTGTCTTCATTGTTTATTTCTTCGTCATTAGAGCACCGATCCATTTTTCATTCAAGTCATTTTTATTTCCATTAATCATTATTTGGCTGGCATTGCTTGGAACCGGAATGGGCTTGATAGTTTCGGCAATAACTACAAAATATCGTGATTTAAAACAGCTGATTACATTCGGTATGAATTTATGGATGTATGCGACACCGATTGTATATCCGTTGTCACAAGTACCAGAATCTTATGCATGGATCTTTTATTTGAATCCAGCTTCTGCGCCAATAGAATTGTTCCGTATTTGGTTCTACGGAGCAGGAAATGTCAGTGCTCAAATGATTGTATCCAGTCTTCTTATGACCGCAATATTTTTCTTCATGGGACTGATCGCTTTCAATAAAGGCGAACGCACTTTTATCGATGTCGTATAA